The Bacillota bacterium genome includes a window with the following:
- a CDS encoding SpoIIIAH-like family protein: MTILKRRQIVILTLVLMIVIAGYIQYSYKKSGYSENDEETGRLGEAVYVDTQELESAKGDNQETNKDESEEKGKIVTASKEAEDYFAQTKLEKEITRSRDADSFRSIAEDEKASAEVKEQAYNKMMALIDVSDKEMRIEALIKKQGFDDVIALFADDGSVDIIVKAPTLTASQVAQITDIVSRQANVDIDKIIIKNKF, encoded by the coding sequence GTGACTATCTTAAAAAGGCGACAAATTGTTATATTGACACTTGTGCTTATGATAGTTATTGCCGGTTATATTCAGTACAGCTACAAAAAAAGCGGATATTCGGAAAATGATGAGGAGACCGGCAGGCTTGGAGAAGCAGTGTATGTAGACACCCAGGAATTAGAAAGTGCAAAGGGTGATAACCAGGAAACGAATAAAGATGAAAGTGAAGAAAAAGGAAAGATTGTAACTGCTTCAAAAGAGGCGGAAGATTATTTTGCACAAACTAAACTGGAAAAGGAAATAACCAGGAGTAGGGACGCCGATAGTTTCAGGAGTATAGCGGAAGACGAAAAGGCAAGTGCCGAAGTAAAAGAACAGGCATATAATAAAATGATGGCTTTAATAGATGTCTCAGACAAAGAAATGAGAATTGAAGCACTTATTAAAAAACAGGGTTTTGATGATGTCATTGCCTTATTTGCAGATGACGGAAGTGTTGATATAATTGTTAAGGCACCAACATTGACAGCCTCCCAGGTTGCCCAGATTACCGATATTGTTTCCAGGCAGGCTAATGTAGATATAGATAAAATAATTATTAAGAATAAATTTTAA
- the spoIIIAD gene encoding stage III sporulation protein AD produces MDIFQVVAFGVVAAILITTLRTFRPEIAIQASILAGIIIFVLIIGKLAPVFDLIKIYSGRANMDIQYLPALFKIIGIAYIAEFGAEICRDAGENAIASKIELAGKVLIAIMAIPIITSLLELIIKIMP; encoded by the coding sequence GTGGATATATTTCAGGTAGTAGCATTTGGAGTTGTGGCAGCTATTTTAATTACTACATTAAGAACTTTTAGACCGGAAATTGCAATTCAGGCAAGTATATTGGCAGGTATAATAATATTCGTTTTAATTATCGGTAAGCTTGCACCGGTATTTGACCTTATAAAAATTTACTCCGGGAGGGCTAACATGGATATACAATATCTCCCGGCATTGTTTAAAATTATCGGCATTGCTTATATAGCTGAGTTCGGCGCTGAAATATGCAGGGATGCAGGCGAAAATGCAATAGCATCTAAAATTGAGCTTGCAGGTAAAGTCCTGATTGCAATAATGGCCATTCCAATTATTACATCTTTGCTTGAACTTATTATAAAAATTATGCCTTAA
- a CDS encoding Asp23/Gls24 family envelope stress response protein, whose translation MDEIDVNAGNNIGGNNIGTVRITEDVVAIIAGLAAVEVPGVASMSGGFAGGIAEALGMKSLSKGVKVEVGEKEALIDLYIIVEYGVRIPEVAWNIQEKVKKSVENMTGLTVTEVNIHIQGINIGKESKKEMAEINTEAEL comes from the coding sequence ATGGATGAAATCGATGTTAATGCCGGAAATAATATTGGTGGAAATAATATTGGTACAGTAAGAATTACCGAGGATGTAGTTGCAATAATTGCCGGTCTTGCAGCTGTTGAAGTCCCGGGCGTTGCAAGTATGAGTGGAGGGTTTGCAGGGGGGATTGCCGAAGCTCTTGGTATGAAGAGCCTGTCAAAAGGTGTGAAAGTGGAAGTAGGAGAAAAAGAAGCTTTAATAGACCTGTATATTATAGTTGAATATGGTGTTCGTATCCCTGAAGTAGCATGGAACATACAGGAGAAGGTCAAGAAATCCGTAGAAAATATGACCGGCCTTACCGTAACAGAAGTAAATATTCATATACAAGGCATCAATATAGGAAAAGAAAGCAAAAAGGAAATGGCTGAGATAAATACTGAAGCAGAATTATAA
- the amaP gene encoding alkaline shock response membrane anchor protein AmaP, whose translation MNILLRVLLVIYALCFIFVAILAMFIAINNGVLSNIYYRLDASISSGYYSTVVIIIISLFLLISAIIFLIAGLKTDRDKKAISKYTNIGEVKISLNSIENIALNAAGKFSGIRDVRAFVSKVDDNVSITIKASVLPDIIIPVISNEIQETVKNAVEESSGVMVADVRVFIENIYSGPLPKQKAE comes from the coding sequence ATGAATATTTTGTTGCGGGTTCTTCTTGTAATATATGCTTTATGTTTTATATTTGTGGCGATATTAGCAATGTTTATTGCCATAAATAATGGAGTATTGAGTAATATATATTATAGATTGGATGCGAGCATTTCATCAGGTTATTATTCTACTGTTGTTATCATAATAATTTCGTTGTTTCTTTTAATATCAGCAATTATATTTTTAATAGCGGGGTTAAAAACTGACAGGGATAAAAAAGCTATAAGCAAATATACTAATATAGGTGAAGTTAAAATATCCTTGAATTCTATTGAGAATATTGCATTGAATGCTGCGGGGAAATTCAGCGGCATAAGGGATGTAAGAGCATTTGTGTCCAAGGTTGACGATAATGTTTCAATAACAATTAAAGCATCAGTATTGCCTGACATTATCATTCCTGTAATATCAAATGAAATACAGGAGACTGTAAAAAATGCAGTTGAAGAGAGTTCGGGGGTAATGGTTGCGGATGTTAGAGTTTTTATTGAAAATATTTATTCGGGACCTTTACCGAAACAAAAAGCCGAATAA
- a CDS encoding DUF2273 domain-containing protein has protein sequence MDWRRNLAEYYNSHRGAIIGGIIGLVVGVAFLIFGFFKVLFVALCIGLGYYIGKNISEDKNFIRNLKDRLFPPRMYK, from the coding sequence ATGGATTGGAGAAGAAACCTGGCTGAATATTATAATTCCCACCGGGGTGCAATTATTGGTGGAATTATAGGGCTTGTAGTAGGTGTGGCGTTTCTAATTTTTGGTTTTTTTAAAGTGCTGTTTGTTGCTTTATGTATCGGATTGGGTTATTATATTGGAAAGAATATAAGTGAAGACAAAAACTTTATAAGGAATTTAAAAGATAGGTTGTTTCCTCCGAGGATGTATAAGTAG
- the spoIIIAE gene encoding stage III sporulation protein AE: MKLSNKRETCIIILILLIILFIFSLNVDVNAQENSQREDASIENIENIQKELLENQIQSAEIKQLKEYIEEYSLNQMEKLFGGYSPEKMIQDIIKGNLKFNVKDLVKRSFVFFTQEVYLNLHILLKLIILIVLCALLKNLQASFLREGVGELAFFICYIVGVSLMVIGFKEASALGVGVVERMVGFMYATVPIMVTLLISGGNVASGGIFQPILIMVVEIAATFIKNVFMPLIFLSTVLSIINNISDKVHLSKLSELVKKIGTISIGIILTVFIGIITVQGSVGAVVDGVASKTIKFAIGTFIPVVGGYLSDAADMVIGCSLLIKNAAGAIVMIGLIAICLIPIIKIAAITLLYKITCALVEPISDKRITNCINDIANSMILIIGAVAVVAFMFIVAITAIVVAGNLSAMIR, translated from the coding sequence ATGAAGCTAAGCAACAAAAGAGAGACTTGTATAATTATCCTGATATTATTGATAATTCTATTTATTTTTAGTTTAAATGTGGATGTTAATGCCCAAGAGAACAGTCAAAGGGAAGATGCTTCTATAGAAAATATAGAAAATATACAAAAAGAATTATTGGAAAACCAGATTCAATCGGCCGAAATAAAGCAACTAAAAGAATACATCGAAGAATATTCTTTAAATCAGATGGAAAAGCTTTTCGGCGGGTATAGCCCGGAAAAAATGATACAGGATATTATAAAGGGTAATTTAAAGTTTAATGTAAAAGACTTGGTTAAGAGGAGCTTTGTTTTCTTTACCCAGGAAGTATATCTTAATCTACACATTTTGTTAAAGCTTATTATACTAATTGTCTTATGCGCATTATTAAAAAATTTGCAGGCATCGTTTTTAAGAGAAGGTGTTGGGGAGCTTGCCTTTTTTATTTGCTATATAGTTGGAGTGTCTTTAATGGTTATTGGTTTTAAAGAGGCCTCAGCCCTTGGAGTTGGTGTAGTTGAGAGGATGGTAGGATTTATGTATGCCACGGTGCCGATAATGGTAACCCTTTTAATTTCAGGTGGAAATGTGGCATCAGGAGGGATTTTTCAACCAATATTAATAATGGTTGTAGAAATAGCTGCAACATTTATTAAAAATGTGTTTATGCCTCTTATATTCTTGTCAACTGTGCTTTCAATAATAAACAACATATCCGATAAAGTACATTTATCAAAGTTGTCAGAGTTAGTAAAAAAAATAGGCACCATATCAATTGGAATTATACTGACGGTTTTTATAGGGATAATTACTGTCCAGGGGTCAGTGGGTGCTGTCGTAGATGGAGTTGCAAGTAAAACAATAAAATTTGCCATAGGTACATTTATTCCTGTAGTAGGCGGCTACCTTTCGGATGCTGCCGATATGGTGATAGGCTGTTCACTTTTAATAAAAAATGCGGCAGGGGCTATTGTGATGATAGGATTAATTGCAATATGCCTTATACCTATCATAAAAATTGCAGCAATTACCTTACTATATAAAATAACCTGCGCATTAGTTGAACCTATATCAGATAAAAGAATTACAAATTGCATAAATGATATTGCAAATTCCATGATACTAATTATAGGAGCTGTGGCTGTAGTAGCTTTTATGTTTATAGTTGCTATTACTGCTATTGTTGTGGCAGGTAATTTGTCGGCCATGATAAGGTGA
- the spoIIIAA gene encoding stage III sporulation protein AA gives MSVYYDKYNEIIRYVSKEIREVLMKVNPERLEYFEEIRLRANRPLILQNYYEDWFINNEGNLTKNDDNAFIVKQDDILKTLEIMSRNSIYAFQDDIRNGFLTLVGGHRVGIAGKTITEGRKVVNIKDISSLNIRISKEIKGCALKIIKYILENKNQVCNTLIVSPPQCGKTTLLRDMTRVLSNGVKEIGLKGMKVGLVDERSEIAACHKGLPQFDIGMRTDVLDACPKSIGMIMMVRSMSPQVIVTDEIGDQGDKDSIVTILNAGVKIVATAHGFNISELKSRREVLSLIEEKIFERYIVLSNANGPGTIEEIIDGTSMDLIYRRNSGSGYYGRGYL, from the coding sequence ATGAGTGTATATTATGATAAGTACAACGAGATTATCCGGTATGTTTCAAAAGAAATCCGGGAAGTTTTAATGAAGGTCAATCCTGAAAGGCTTGAATACTTTGAAGAAATAAGGCTTCGCGCCAATAGGCCCCTTATTTTGCAAAATTATTACGAAGACTGGTTTATCAATAATGAAGGTAATTTAACTAAAAATGATGACAATGCCTTTATTGTAAAGCAGGACGACATATTAAAAACCCTCGAAATAATGAGCAGAAATTCCATCTACGCTTTCCAGGACGATATAAGAAACGGATTTTTGACTTTAGTGGGGGGACATAGGGTAGGGATAGCAGGTAAAACAATAACCGAGGGTAGAAAAGTGGTTAACATAAAGGATATTTCCAGCTTGAATATAAGAATTTCCAAGGAAATAAAGGGATGTGCTTTAAAAATCATAAAATATATTTTGGAAAATAAAAATCAAGTTTGCAATACGTTGATTGTATCACCTCCCCAGTGTGGAAAAACTACGTTATTAAGGGATATGACACGGGTCTTGAGCAATGGTGTAAAGGAAATTGGTTTAAAAGGAATGAAAGTAGGTTTAGTGGATGAACGATCCGAAATAGCAGCTTGCCATAAAGGACTTCCCCAGTTTGATATCGGGATGCGTACTGATGTCCTGGATGCATGTCCAAAGTCAATAGGTATGATAATGATGGTACGTTCCATGTCTCCCCAGGTCATTGTGACAGACGAAATAGGAGATCAGGGAGATAAAGATTCGATTGTAACCATATTGAATGCCGGGGTAAAAATAGTTGCAACGGCCCATGGTTTCAATATATCCGAACTAAAAAGCAGACGGGAGGTTTTAAGCCTTATTGAAGAAAAAATATTTGAAAGATACATTGTTTTAAGTAACGCTAATGGCCCAGGGACAATTGAAGAGATAATTGATGGGACAAGTATGGACTTAATTTACAGAAGAAACAGCGGGAGTGGATATTATGGGAGAGGATATTTATGA
- a CDS encoding exodeoxyribonuclease VII large subunit has translation MQYILTVSELNRYIKEILSRDLILANLWVKGEISNYKYHYSGHMYFTLKDEKSLIKCVMFKGQTYGLKFLPENGIKVMARGYVSVFERDGQYQLYIEEMQPDGLGSLYLAFEQLKKKLEAEGLFDKSVKKKLPYLPKSIGVITSSTGAVIRDIINVVSRRFPNIEIKLYPVAVQGEQAAPMISRAIKVLNRLNCVDVIILARGGGSLEELWPFNEEIVARSIYESNIPIISAVGHETDFTVADFVADVRAPTPSAAAEIVVPEKRILKQKTADLKLRLQNALLKSININRVRYARLAGSIAFRQPYNRINQERIRLDNLGRYMYNALLTQKEKAKMRIVFLIDKLDMLSPLNVLARGYGIVRSKPDNKLIKSANDVKSGDEIEIALKDGVIDASVESTKYTNQVY, from the coding sequence ATGCAATATATTTTAACAGTTTCTGAATTAAATAGATACATAAAAGAAATATTATCCAGAGATTTAATTTTAGCCAATTTGTGGGTAAAAGGGGAAATATCGAATTATAAATATCATTATTCCGGCCATATGTATTTTACACTAAAAGATGAGAAAAGCCTAATAAAATGTGTAATGTTCAAAGGACAGACATACGGCTTAAAGTTTTTGCCTGAAAACGGCATTAAGGTAATGGCAAGAGGGTATGTTTCGGTTTTTGAAAGGGATGGCCAATATCAACTTTATATTGAAGAAATGCAGCCGGATGGTCTTGGGAGTCTTTATCTTGCTTTTGAACAGTTAAAGAAGAAACTTGAGGCTGAAGGGCTTTTTGATAAGAGTGTAAAAAAGAAACTTCCGTACCTGCCCAAATCTATAGGAGTAATAACATCCTCTACAGGAGCGGTTATAAGAGATATAATTAATGTGGTAAGCAGGAGATTTCCAAACATTGAAATTAAGTTATATCCTGTTGCAGTCCAGGGAGAACAGGCAGCTCCCATGATTTCCCGGGCAATAAAAGTTTTGAATAGGTTGAATTGCGTTGATGTTATAATTCTTGCAAGAGGAGGGGGTTCCCTGGAGGAATTATGGCCTTTTAACGAGGAGATTGTTGCAAGAAGCATATACGAATCGAATATACCTATTATATCTGCGGTAGGACATGAAACGGATTTTACAGTAGCCGATTTTGTTGCAGATGTCAGGGCACCTACACCTTCGGCAGCAGCAGAAATAGTTGTACCTGAAAAGAGGATTTTAAAGCAAAAAACAGCAGATCTGAAACTTAGGTTGCAGAATGCTTTATTAAAGAGTATAAATATTAACCGGGTTAGATATGCAAGGTTGGCTGGAAGCATTGCATTCAGACAGCCGTATAACAGGATAAACCAGGAAAGAATAAGGCTGGATAATCTGGGCAGGTACATGTACAACGCATTGTTAACCCAAAAGGAAAAGGCCAAAATGCGTATAGTTTTTCTAATAGATAAACTGGATATGTTAAGTCCACTTAATGTATTGGCCAGGGGATATGGCATAGTGAGATCGAAGCCTGATAATAAACTCATTAAATCAGCAAACGATGTTAAAAGCGGGGATGAAATTGAAATTGCTTTAAAAGATGGAGTAATTGATGCTTCAGTTGAATCAACCAAGTATACCAATCAAGTATACTAA
- a CDS encoding Mg2+ and Co2+ transporter CorB — MDDNSKPPSNEKKVKFKKNLVGGKKENKKWIVFITLLSFVMSVFFLLVSELMLQNTSNMAAFIIVFVIVLIGIVFDIIGIAVTAADEAPFHAMASRKYFGAKRSIKLIRNANKVSSFCNDVVGDICGIISGTAGALIVIRITQSKGTLESTLYGLVVSGTIAAVTVGGKAMGKTVAISNSNYIAYKVGVVLQFISSKIDLFNIKKLRKSWKRGNKTDDDLE, encoded by the coding sequence GTGGATGATAATTCTAAGCCGCCTTCAAATGAAAAGAAAGTTAAGTTTAAGAAGAATTTGGTAGGCGGAAAAAAAGAAAATAAAAAATGGATAGTCTTTATAACGTTATTATCTTTCGTAATGTCGGTCTTTTTCCTTTTAGTTTCAGAATTAATGTTGCAGAACACAAGTAACATGGCTGCCTTTATTATCGTCTTTGTTATTGTCCTTATAGGCATAGTTTTCGATATTATCGGAATTGCGGTTACAGCAGCTGATGAGGCGCCTTTTCATGCAATGGCGTCAAGGAAATACTTTGGAGCAAAGCGTTCTATAAAACTAATAAGAAATGCTAATAAAGTGTCAAGCTTTTGCAATGATGTTGTGGGAGATATATGCGGAATAATAAGCGGTACGGCAGGCGCCTTAATTGTAATAAGAATCACCCAGAGTAAAGGTACACTGGAATCAACATTATATGGACTGGTTGTCAGTGGTACTATTGCAGCCGTTACTGTGGGGGGTAAAGCAATGGGAAAAACCGTGGCAATATCAAATAGTAATTATATAGCATATAAAGTAGGAGTTGTATTACAATTTATTAGTAGTAAAATAGACCTATTTAATATTAAAAAACTAAGAAAGAGTTGGAAGAGAGGTAATAAAACTGACGACGATCTTGAGTAG
- the spoIIIAF gene encoding stage III sporulation protein AF, whose amino-acid sequence MLEFLKDWVLNIAVIAVLLVFIELLIPSGKTKKFVNLISGFILIITIIQPFLKFLLKGYDLNWLNAIDNSFSVITEVDVTNTEFREEQIKQIVKVYRKRLIEQIIEIAKGVEEVRDAEADVILNEDYNSQRFGEIKRVYVNIVIDNENRQGDLDPIIAPVRKIDEVKINIGQIEQKDTSRERDIEDKLKNKIVETLEDRISRSLMIKREDIVISFK is encoded by the coding sequence ATGTTAGAGTTTCTTAAGGACTGGGTTTTAAATATAGCAGTTATAGCTGTCCTTTTGGTATTTATAGAACTATTAATTCCTTCAGGTAAAACAAAGAAATTTGTAAATTTGATATCCGGGTTTATTTTGATTATTACCATTATTCAACCTTTTTTAAAGTTTTTATTAAAGGGTTATGATTTAAATTGGCTTAATGCTATAGACAATAGCTTTAGCGTTATAACGGAAGTAGATGTTACCAACACAGAATTTAGGGAAGAACAGATCAAGCAAATTGTCAAAGTTTACAGGAAAAGATTGATTGAGCAAATTATAGAAATTGCGAAGGGGGTTGAAGAGGTTAGAGATGCAGAGGCAGATGTTATTTTAAACGAAGATTATAATTCACAAAGATTTGGGGAAATAAAAAGGGTTTATGTGAATATAGTAATTGATAATGAGAACCGACAGGGGGACTTAGACCCTATTATTGCTCCTGTTAGAAAAATTGATGAAGTTAAAATTAATATAGGACAAATAGAACAAAAAGATACAAGCAGGGAAAGAGATATTGAAGATAAGCTTAAAAATAAAATTGTAGAAACACTGGAAGATAGGATAAGCAGGTCCCTAATGATAAAAAGGGAAGATATTGTCATATCTTTCAAATGA
- a CDS encoding stage III sporulation protein AG — protein MNKIFNHIKDIISNQDKKRVIENCIIIIIIGIIIIVAGGTLFQKKDTSIDQEYLRENRKSDGNAEDGSAGEGISVLRDGENYSMEEKLESILSQIAGAGKVSVMITYVSGSEKVPAYDTRRSENDTHEEDNSGGSRIITQRDIEEKIAYEEVQSGTKKPIILKEKSPEVKGVVVVADGANEPVVKENLVRAVQTLMDVPPHKVQVFMRKK, from the coding sequence GTGAACAAGATTTTTAACCATATTAAAGATATAATTTCAAATCAGGACAAAAAGAGAGTTATCGAAAACTGTATTATTATTATAATTATAGGCATTATAATAATTGTTGCAGGAGGGACGCTTTTTCAGAAAAAAGATACAAGTATAGACCAGGAATACCTCCGGGAAAACAGGAAAAGTGATGGAAATGCTGAAGATGGAAGTGCTGGAGAAGGTATTAGCGTTCTAAGGGATGGGGAAAATTACAGTATGGAAGAAAAACTGGAATCAATTCTTTCACAGATAGCAGGTGCCGGTAAAGTTAGTGTTATGATAACTTATGTATCCGGAAGTGAAAAGGTTCCCGCATATGATACAAGAAGGAGCGAGAATGATACTCATGAAGAAGATAATAGCGGAGGTTCAAGGATAATTACCCAAAGGGACATTGAAGAGAAGATTGCATATGAAGAAGTCCAGAGCGGCACTAAAAAGCCAATAATCTTAAAAGAGAAGAGCCCCGAGGTAAAGGGCGTGGTAGTGGTGGCTGATGGAGCAAATGAACCTGTTGTAAAAGAGAACCTGGTTAGGGCCGTACAAACACTTATGGATGTGCCGCCCCATAAAGTACAGGTGTTTATGAGAAAAAAGTAA
- a CDS encoding polyprenyl synthetase family protein — MMKLSEETEFKAKYNAWVEYINDSLARVITEKEAPEKSIYEAMKYSLTAGGKRIRPVLSLAVCEMLGGDVMDILPYACAIEMIHTYSLIHDDLPAMDNDDYRRGKPTNHKVYGEARAILAGDGLLTYAFELMTDSILKNVSNNIGDGLEARIRAINFIAKAAGVSGMIGGQVIDIESEGRFIDRELLEYMHKCKTGALIKASVMVPAIIMKLDKNDMDCLERYSENIGLAFQVKDDILDVEGNLELLGKQTGKDASRRKSTFVTLYGICEAKIKLENLIYDGIAALEKFGDKAGFLKSLAFYIGKRKN, encoded by the coding sequence ATGATGAAGCTTAGTGAAGAAACTGAGTTCAAGGCGAAATATAATGCCTGGGTTGAATATATAAATGATTCTTTAGCAAGGGTTATCACTGAAAAGGAAGCTCCTGAAAAAAGCATATATGAAGCTATGAAATATAGCTTGACAGCAGGAGGAAAAAGAATCAGGCCGGTTTTGTCATTGGCAGTGTGTGAAATGCTTGGGGGAGATGTAATGGATATTCTTCCATATGCCTGTGCTATTGAAATGATACATACTTATTCTCTTATTCATGACGATTTGCCGGCAATGGATAATGACGATTACAGACGTGGAAAACCGACAAATCACAAGGTGTATGGCGAGGCCAGGGCAATCCTTGCAGGAGATGGCCTCCTTACTTATGCCTTTGAATTAATGACAGATAGTATTCTAAAAAATGTGAGTAATAATATAGGAGATGGTTTGGAAGCCAGGATACGGGCTATAAATTTTATTGCAAAGGCGGCTGGTGTTTCAGGTATGATAGGAGGCCAGGTTATCGATATAGAATCAGAGGGCCGGTTTATTGACCGGGAATTGCTTGAATATATGCATAAATGCAAGACCGGTGCATTAATAAAGGCATCTGTTATGGTACCGGCTATAATAATGAAATTGGATAAAAATGATATGGATTGTTTAGAGAGGTATTCTGAGAATATTGGTTTAGCATTTCAAGTAAAAGATGACATTCTTGATGTAGAAGGGAATTTGGAATTACTGGGCAAACAGACAGGAAAGGATGCATCTAGAAGAAAATCTACTTTTGTAACATTATATGGGATTTGTGAAGCTAAAATAAAGCTTGAAAACTTAATATATGATGGAATTGCAGCTTTGGAGAAATTTGGAGATAAAGCCGGCTTTTTAAAAAGTCTGGCATTTTATATAGGAAAAAGGAAGAATTGA
- the xseB gene encoding exodeoxyribonuclease VII small subunit, producing MKKDCKTFEEAMNELEEIVQKLEKGELSLEESIEYFQRGVELSRYCSKKLDEVERRITMLIEEEKGNIKEEIFEVKDGGNDEA from the coding sequence GTGAAGAAGGATTGCAAAACTTTTGAGGAAGCTATGAATGAATTGGAAGAGATTGTACAGAAGCTGGAAAAGGGTGAGTTGTCTCTTGAAGAGTCTATTGAGTATTTCCAGAGAGGTGTAGAGCTTTCAAGATATTGTAGTAAGAAACTGGATGAGGTTGAGAGAAGAATAACCATGTTAATTGAAGAAGAAAAAGGAAATATAAAGGAGGAAATTTTTGAAGTGAAAGATGGCGGAAATGATGAAGCTTAG
- the spoIIIAB gene encoding stage III sporulation protein AB, which yields MMLKIIGSIMVISASSFIGYFISGDCSKRPVQLRDLQGMIRMLENEIRFLSSYIPEAFERIYKSVDSPVKDFFKATVENLKNDSSLNASCAWEMAITENIHKTALNEEDRDILLAFGKMLGNSDIEGQIKNTGFVLHQLSLQEKKAEENKKRNETLYKTLGLLGGIAAVLVLI from the coding sequence ATGATGCTCAAAATAATTGGAAGTATTATGGTGATTTCAGCATCAAGTTTTATAGGATATTTTATATCCGGAGACTGTTCAAAAAGACCTGTGCAGCTGAGAGATTTACAGGGCATGATCCGGATGCTGGAAAATGAGATTAGGTTCCTCTCAAGCTATATTCCGGAAGCATTTGAAAGGATTTATAAATCAGTTGATAGTCCGGTAAAAGACTTCTTCAAAGCTACAGTTGAAAACTTAAAAAACGACTCTAGTTTAAATGCATCCTGTGCCTGGGAGATGGCTATAACGGAAAATATACATAAAACAGCCTTAAATGAGGAAGACAGGGATATCTTGTTAGCTTTCGGTAAAATGTTAGGAAATTCCGACATTGAGGGCCAAATAAAAAATACCGGTTTTGTACTTCACCAATTAAGCCTGCAGGAAAAAAAAGCTGAAGAGAATAAGAAGAGAAATGAAACTTTATATAAAACATTGGGTTTGTTGGGAGGGATTGCAGCAGTTTTAGTTTTAATTTAA
- the nusB gene encoding transcription antitermination factor NusB, with protein sequence MGRRASREVAMKLVYQTEIQKEDREWQINYALESKSFSSKDSQYIRDIVYGVLNNIEKIDELIEKHAIGWKLNRISKVDLSILRVGIYEILFREDIPYNVSVNEAVEMAKKFSTKESGSFINGILSKIPKLQIIK encoded by the coding sequence ATGGGCCGGAGAGCATCCAGGGAAGTTGCTATGAAGCTGGTATACCAAACAGAGATACAAAAGGAAGACAGGGAGTGGCAAATTAATTATGCCTTGGAAAGCAAGTCTTTTAGCAGCAAGGATAGTCAATATATTAGAGATATAGTTTATGGTGTATTAAACAATATAGAGAAAATCGATGAGCTTATTGAAAAACATGCAATAGGATGGAAATTGAATAGGATATCAAAGGTTGATTTATCTATACTGAGGGTAGGTATTTATGAGATTCTGTTCAGGGAAGATATACCTTACAATGTATCCGTAAATGAGGCCGTAGAGATGGCTAAAAAGTTTAGTACCAAGGAATCGGGTTCATTTATAAACGGAATACTCAGCAAAATACCTAAATTGCAAATAATAAAATAG
- the spoIIIAC gene encoding stage III sporulation protein AC, producing MNIDLIFRIAAIGVLVSILNAVLKQSGREELAMLTTLSGLVLVLLMVAKEIVNLFNLIKTMFHF from the coding sequence ATGAATATAGATCTTATTTTCAGAATAGCGGCAATAGGTGTATTGGTATCGATTCTTAATGCAGTACTAAAACAGTCAGGCCGCGAAGAGCTTGCAATGCTTACAACCCTTTCAGGGTTGGTCTTGGTATTACTTATGGTTGCAAAAGAAATTGTAAACTTGTTTAACCTTATTAAAACAATGTTTCATTTTTAA